The DNA segment TTAAGCTATTTTTCACCCCGCCCTTTTTCCATTTATGTAAGTTAGCTTTACAACTTAGCTTAAGCTGTGACTATAGGGCGATACGAAATCCCTTTGAAATGCCGCCGGATGAAGATGGTGGTGACCGATCGGGCCGGGATGATGGTGCCCATTCATTCCCGCATAAAGATCATTCGAACGCGGTTTGTGCGTCGACATCGGGGCACCAGTCAAAAGTTCGGTCATGAACCCTATGTATGTGATTGCCAGGCGTAGAGTTTCGATGCGAGACAGTCTCTTTTCGTATGCAAATGTTGGTACTTTTCGTCGCAATTTGTCAAAGGCTTCATTTAGGTTAAACATCCTACGGCGTTCGCGAATATTTGCCGCCCGTCGTTGAGCCATCGATGCCACTCGTCGACGAGTCTTTTTCGTTAGGCTTCCATTGGTCGATTCCGAATTATTGCTGCGACTGTTTGTGGATCGGTGATTACTTACCAAATTGCTTACCTGTGAGCGTTGCCAAAGAGCTGTGGAGagcaaacattaaaatttcCACAAAAGCGATATGTAACAGTTAAAGAGTCTTCCCAAATTTTACACACCTAAATCGGTACAGGGAAAGCCAGCGATTAATTCTTGATATGGCACAATTGGGGGCGGAGGAGGGGCTTCCTGCCCCCACAAAGGCTGAAACGGCACTTCCGGCATATAAGACGGTTCGGGATGATGTTGCATTCTAAACAACTCCACGATTTCCGTAAATTTCTATCACACGTTATAAATTAATGTTAAAGAAAATCCAAAATTCACTAAATCTTATCAGACTAAAATCCTCTTGCACAGTTCTATTTGGAAGCTGAAGTTGAAATGTCGCAAAGGCAATGTCTCttctatttaatataaaaattaacagaGCCTCAACTATATCCTAATGTGGCAGCCATTTTTATTCAGGCAACAGTTTTCATCTCTCTGATTGGTGGAAATGTTCACTTC comes from the Bactrocera neohumeralis isolate Rockhampton chromosome 2, APGP_CSIRO_Bneo_wtdbg2-racon-allhic-juicebox.fasta_v2, whole genome shotgun sequence genome and includes:
- the LOC126756576 gene encoding protein Fer3 gives rise to the protein MQHHPEPSYMPEVPFQPLWGQEAPPPPPIVPYQELIAGFPCTDLALWQRSQVSNLVSNHRSTNSRSNNSESTNGSLTKKTRRRVASMAQRRAANIRERRRMFNLNEAFDKLRRKVPTFAYEKRLSRIETLRLAITYIGFMTELLTGAPMSTHKPRSNDLYAGMNGHHHPGPIGHHHLHPAAFQRDFVSPYSHSLS